The DNA segment GGTGTTTTGCTGTATACCGACCAGGCCTGGGTCCGAACGCACCCGCGAGACGTTCTCAATACGGTCGATTATGTCGTCGCGGAATTCGGGTCCGCAGGGCTCGATGGGCAGATCGTTTGGCTCGAAGCCTGGCGTGATGCGCGCTGAACGGGACGCGGACGGTGATCGACGACGGATCACCGTCTCCACTGCCGAGGGGATACCCAGTTACGCTCGCGATGTCCCGGACGCAGCGTAAAACGAATCGCTGTCCGACGATACAGTGGAGCTTCCCGGCGATACAGCGGAGCGGTCCGACGAGACGGTGCAGGCGTCACTCGTTCTCCGCGCCCGACCGCGTCGCGTCGACCTCCTCGATCTCGGCCTCGGTTCCACTCTCGCTGATGACCGGCGTCAGGATGTACCTCCCGCTCTGGCCGGCCTTTTTTGGCGCGATGTCGTAGACGAAGTCGAGTTCCTCGTCGGCGGCGACGGTGAACGGCGTCCTGATCTTGAGTCGCTCGCTGGGGATCTTCAGCGTGGTCTCGGTCCCGTCGGTGAGTACCGCGTGCGTGTCCGCGACGAACATGTCGACCGCGACGTACTCCCCTGTGGGGACGTCGAGTTCGTCGAGGACGGTGGCCTTCGGTCCCTTCAGCTGTGTGAGGTCGACCGTGGGATCGTCGAGGTCGTACTCGTCCCAGCCGCCGCGGCCGCTCTCGGGGGCGTCGGACTCGTTTCCATCGTCGGTCTCCGATTCGTTGCTGGCGTCGCTCCCGCCGTCCGTCTCGGACTCGTTGCCGCCCGATTCGTCGTCTTCGCCCGCGGGCTTGAACGCGACCGCGGAGACCGTCACGTCGAGCGTCTCGAAGTCGTCGATGCGATTCGGCTCGTCACTCACGTAGAATCGGACGGTGCCGCGCTCTCCGCCGCCGAATCCGTCGAGTGAGCTCGTACAGCCGGCTGTCAGGGCGATACCGCCCGCGGTCGCGGTTACGAAGGTTCGTCGGTTCATGCGGGCTGACCGTACCGACGAGGGACGTAAAACCCGGGAGACCGTTGGTGCCCGTTTCGAGCGTTTGGACCGTTTTGAACGGTTCTCC comes from the Halovivax cerinus genome and includes:
- a CDS encoding DUF4382 domain-containing protein, with the translated sequence MNRRTFVTATAGGIALTAGCTSSLDGFGGGERGTVRFYVSDEPNRIDDFETLDVTVSAVAFKPAGEDDESGGNESETDGGSDASNESETDDGNESDAPESGRGGWDEYDLDDPTVDLTQLKGPKATVLDELDVPTGEYVAVDMFVADTHAVLTDGTETTLKIPSERLKIRTPFTVAADEELDFVYDIAPKKAGQSGRYILTPVISESGTEAEIEEVDATRSGAENE